TGTCGGGGCCGGGAAACGCTTCAGGTGACGTCATCGGTATTCGGGGCGGTCGGCGGCCCAGGTCCGATCCAGAAGTTTCAGGATGTCAGCCGGCAGTGGTTGAATTTCGTCGGATATGACCGTTCTGTTCATGGGCAATAGCAGCGCCCGCATAGCGAAAATGCGGGCGTAAGGTGGCATATCTCGGTCTGATCGCCGGGGGAAAATCCTGCAAGCCTCGACTGAAGTAGCACCGCGGGCAGCAATGGAGTCGCCCGCCACGCGCTCCGACAAATCAATGTTGCAGGATTTTGCCAAGGAACTGCACGGTTCGCTCGTGTTGCGGATTGTTGTACAGATCGTCGGGTGTGGTATCTTCGATGACGATTCCTTCGTCCATGAAAATCAAGCGATCGGCGGCGGCACGGGCAAATCCCATCTCGTGGCTGACGCAGACCATGGTCATGCCGGTTTTGGCCAGGTCAAGCATCACGTCCAGTACCTCTTTGATCATCTCCGGATCCAGCGCGCTGGTGGGCTCGTCGAAGAGCATGATCTTTGGATCCATGGCCAGGGCGCGTGCGATGGCGACGCGCTGCTGTTGGCCGCCCGACAGTTGGCCCGGGTAAACGTCGGCTTTTTCTGGAATCCCGACCCGCTCCAACAACTGTCGGGCCCTGGCCTCGCGTTCGTCCGACTTGCGTTTGCGCACCACTTTTTGTGCCAGCGTGATATTTTCCATTGCTGTCAGGTGGGGGAACAGGTTGAATTGCTGGAAGACCATGCCGATCTCAGCACGCATGGCATTGATGTCGGTCTTTTTGGCCTCCATGTCCACACCATCGACAATGACGTGGCCTGCCGTCGGTTTCTCCAGATGATTGATGCAGCGCAGCAAGGTGGACTTGCCGGAGCCGCTGGGGCCAATGATGACCATGACCTCACCCTGTTGGATTTCCAGGTCGACGCCACGCAAAGCCTGCACATTGCCAAAGTACTTGTATAGGTCAACGACCTTGATAATGGGATCAGACACCGGTCTTCCACCTCCGTTCGATGAACCGCACCACGAAAATAAACATCAGGGTCAGGACCAGGTAGAGAAATGCTGCCGAGTTGTAGCCTTCGAAGGCCCGAAAGGTACGTGACACGAACAGGCGGGCACTTTGCAGGATTTCCGGCACGGCAACGACGCTGACCAGCGCCGAATCCTTGAGCATGGCGACAAAATCGTTGGCAAGGGGTGGCACCACGCGCCGAATCGCTTGCGGCAGGATCACGTAACGCATTGCCTGTACATAGCTCATGCCCACAGAGCGCGCGGCCTCCATTTGGCCTCTTGATATGGACTCGATACCCGCCCGGTAGACCTCAGCCAAATAGGCGGCATAGCCGAACCCCAGACCCAGGATTGCCCCCTGGATGCGGGTTAGCTGAAAGGCGCCATTGGAAGCCTCGCGCAGGGCAGGTACCACGACGAAACCAATCCAGAGGATCAGCACGAGCATGGGCACACCGCGCATGACTTCGACGTAAAGAGTGCTCGCGTGGAACAAGATGGGATTCTTCGAGACCCGCATGATTCCCAGGACCAGACCTACCACCAGGGCAATCAGATAGGACACGATGGTCACGTATAGCGTGACGCGAATACCTGCCGTGATGACATCCAATGGCGGGGGAAAGCCCGTTTCCACAGTTGTATCGGGATTCGTGATAAACGAGAGAGCCTCCCGGTAGATGGGGTCTTGCAGCATTTTCGCAAGCGCCACCGCCAGGCTGACAGTCAGGATTACAGCCCACCATGGGAAAGCGCGCATCTGTTGGCTGAATGTTGAGCGGTCCTTGATTGTGGTGTTCGATGCCGTGTTGGGCGGTTGTTCCGTAAGACTCATGGTTCTTGCTCCCTAGCGGTTCTTCATGCGAGGGT
This is a stretch of genomic DNA from Chloroflexota bacterium. It encodes these proteins:
- a CDS encoding amino acid ABC transporter ATP-binding protein, with product MSDPIIKVVDLYKYFGNVQALRGVDLEIQQGEVMVIIGPSGSGKSTLLRCINHLEKPTAGHVIVDGVDMEAKKTDINAMRAEIGMVFQQFNLFPHLTAMENITLAQKVVRKRKSDEREARARQLLERVGIPEKADVYPGQLSGGQQQRVAIARALAMDPKIMLFDEPTSALDPEMIKEVLDVMLDLAKTGMTMVCVSHEMGFARAAADRLIFMDEGIVIEDTTPDDLYNNPQHERTVQFLGKILQH
- a CDS encoding amino acid ABC transporter permease: MSLTEQPPNTASNTTIKDRSTFSQQMRAFPWWAVILTVSLAVALAKMLQDPIYREALSFITNPDTTVETGFPPPLDVITAGIRVTLYVTIVSYLIALVVGLVLGIMRVSKNPILFHASTLYVEVMRGVPMLVLILWIGFVVVPALREASNGAFQLTRIQGAILGLGFGYAAYLAEVYRAGIESISRGQMEAARSVGMSYVQAMRYVILPQAIRRVVPPLANDFVAMLKDSALVSVVAVPEILQSARLFVSRTFRAFEGYNSAAFLYLVLTLMFIFVVRFIERRWKTGV